The following coding sequences are from one SAR116 cluster alpha proteobacterium HIMB100 window:
- a CDS encoding molybdenum-binding protein (PFAM: Bacterial regulatory helix-turn-helix protein, lysR family~TIGRFAM: ModE molybdate transport repressor domain), with protein MSSMSSKAVRPDRFAADQAVRPAGIRLKLFVGRATVGLGQINLLQQIGNTGSLTLAAAAMAMPEDRASSLLKLMSDGFAAPLVRSVGSSDNALELTELGAELISRYYEQDRQIQAQSSDLKAWLTDHQAV; from the coding sequence GACCGCTTTGCCGCAGACCAGGCCGTTCGGCCGGCCGGGATCCGCCTGAAATTGTTTGTGGGGCGGGCGACGGTAGGTCTGGGCCAGATCAATCTGCTGCAGCAGATTGGCAATACAGGCTCACTTACCCTGGCGGCTGCGGCGATGGCGATGCCAGAGGACCGGGCCTCAAGCCTGCTCAAACTGATGTCAGATGGCTTTGCAGCACCACTTGTCAGATCGGTTGGGAGTTCGGATAACGCCCTCGAGCTGACAGAGCTGGGGGCTGAGCTGATTTCACGGTATTACGAACAGGATCGCCAGATCCAGGCCCAGTCATCTGATCTGAAAGCCTGGCTGACAGACCATCAGGCGGTCTGA
- a CDS encoding Protein of unknown function (DUF3144) (PFAM: Protein of unknown function (DUF3144)), whose product MDLPQWHHRPQTKQKGVLDQDAFLRVADQFISLANDRNKKILATELHFALMYAAARYTGHVGKNVVDIDDQDAWITHMTAQFQDMLRENMADPAL is encoded by the coding sequence ATGGACCTGCCACAGTGGCATCACCGCCCGCAAACCAAACAAAAAGGCGTTCTGGATCAGGACGCGTTCCTGCGCGTTGCCGATCAGTTTATTTCTCTTGCCAATGATCGAAACAAAAAAATTCTGGCAACAGAACTTCATTTTGCGTTGATGTATGCCGCCGCCCGTTACACCGGCCATGTGGGCAAAAATGTCGTTGATATTGACGATCAGGACGCCTGGATCACCCATATGACCGCACAGTTTCAGGATATGCTGCGTGAAAATATGGCTGACCCTGCGTTATGA
- a CDS encoding ATPase involved in chromosome partitioning (PFAM: ParA/MinD ATPase like; Domain of unknown function DUF59), with translation MAVTADQILAALSAVEDPSQNSDIVSLGLVQGIQIKDSNISFMLAVPPHRGPAMEPIRKAAEQAALAIEGVTSATVIVTAHESRAAAQTASSSEAQAGQTREKILESKVRRFVAVASGKGGVGKSTTAVNLALALKLEGLRVGLLDADVYGPSQPRMLGVSGKPPAVGGEMVAPLENYGIKLMSMGLLVPDDTAMIWRGPMVQSALTQMLNAVAWGELDVIVIDLPPGTGDIQISLAQQVNLAGAVIVSTPQDIALLDVVKALTMFEKAGVPVLGMVQNMAVWHCPDCGRTDHIFGEGGAAEEARRRGIDLLGDIPLSMAVRQGSDSGMPIILSEPNSPHAAAYKQIAVSLIERADLKPEGTS, from the coding sequence ATGGCCGTGACAGCTGATCAGATTTTGGCGGCATTGTCTGCAGTTGAAGATCCGTCTCAGAACAGCGATATCGTCTCGCTTGGGCTGGTTCAGGGCATTCAGATAAAAGATAGTAACATCAGCTTCATGCTGGCGGTTCCGCCGCATCGCGGGCCGGCAATGGAGCCGATCCGGAAAGCTGCTGAACAGGCTGCCCTGGCCATCGAAGGAGTGACCAGTGCGACAGTCATCGTCACCGCTCATGAAAGCCGCGCGGCTGCGCAAACAGCATCGTCTTCTGAAGCGCAGGCTGGCCAGACCCGCGAAAAAATCCTGGAAAGCAAAGTCCGCCGGTTTGTTGCGGTGGCTTCTGGCAAAGGCGGGGTCGGCAAATCAACAACAGCCGTGAATCTGGCGCTTGCGCTCAAGCTGGAAGGGCTTCGTGTGGGGCTGCTTGATGCAGATGTGTATGGCCCGTCTCAGCCGCGTATGCTGGGGGTGTCTGGCAAGCCGCCTGCTGTCGGTGGCGAGATGGTGGCGCCACTTGAAAATTATGGCATTAAATTAATGTCTATGGGGCTGCTGGTCCCGGATGATACGGCGATGATTTGGCGCGGGCCGATGGTCCAGTCAGCTCTGACGCAAATGCTGAATGCGGTCGCTTGGGGCGAGCTGGATGTGATTGTCATTGACCTGCCTCCGGGCACAGGGGATATCCAGATATCGCTGGCCCAACAGGTCAATCTGGCAGGCGCAGTGATTGTCTCCACCCCCCAGGATATCGCCCTGCTGGATGTGGTCAAAGCCCTGACCATGTTTGAAAAGGCTGGTGTGCCGGTTCTGGGTATGGTCCAGAATATGGCCGTCTGGCACTGCCCTGACTGTGGCCGCACAGATCATATATTCGGTGAAGGCGGGGCTGCTGAAGAAGCCCGTCGCCGCGGTATTGATCTGTTAGGCGATATTCCGTTATCGATGGCGGTCAGGCAAGGCTCTGATTCAGGCATGCCGATTATCCTGTCTGAGCCGAACTCGCCGCATGCGGCTGCTTACAAACAGATTGCTGTCAGCCTGATTGAGCGGGCAGATCTGAAACCGGAGGGTACATCATGA
- a CDS encoding Cytochrome c (PFAM: Cytochrome c), with product MTRSLFRFTSLLTGLVLGMTSLVSVSAVQAEQSALLKQGEKLVRQHCTRCHVVGDLNKYGGIGSTPSFGAIKSLPDWQDRFAAFWSLLPHPSVVQVEGISPERPKDLLATTKQIFLTPDEVDAILTYVDTVPVKDLGGTVRYQ from the coding sequence ATGACACGCTCTTTGTTCCGCTTTACAAGCTTGCTCACCGGTCTTGTCCTGGGGATGACCAGCCTTGTCAGTGTGTCTGCTGTTCAGGCTGAACAAAGCGCGCTGCTGAAACAGGGCGAAAAGCTGGTCCGTCAGCATTGCACGCGTTGTCATGTGGTGGGTGATTTGAATAAATATGGCGGCATTGGTTCTACCCCCTCTTTCGGGGCGATTAAATCTTTGCCGGACTGGCAGGACAGGTTTGCCGCCTTCTGGTCCTTGTTGCCGCATCCCTCAGTGGTTCAGGTTGAGGGCATATCACCTGAACGCCCCAAAGATCTGCTGGCCACCACCAAACAGATTTTTCTCACTCCCGATGAAGTCGATGCGATCCTGACCTATGTCGATACTGTGCCGGTAAAAGATTTAGGCGGCACTGTGCGGTATCAATAA